In the genome of Ictalurus furcatus strain D&B chromosome 13, Billie_1.0, whole genome shotgun sequence, one region contains:
- the LOC128617135 gene encoding zinc finger protein 205-like gives MSKVERLNARVSKLLTAAVQEVLEAVRETVSEYQEKTARTQRENERLRRRLQELMSNRHSGAEDVARPTDSDSLSSGVAQKEDELKRETGSDRDRLKPGPAVSQVAHSSSSQPRFEASDPKVPSLFGVRAEVSAPDYVSCNAQSPERTNCAATDFTPSVIKTETENEAYPSYASQTYAYRTEHMTAQSTPSRTAVVPFAQFDGSLQRLMTEDMEQIGAVLDGDQPLNGLSYRRSGCSFRVRLAEKRFCCALCGRTFSHAGDFKKHKRVHTGEKPYLCTLCGKRFSQSGYLKIHQRYHTGEKPYACSTCGKRFSHSSNYKKHQQTHVAQSLGSNLV, from the exons ATGTCGAAGGTGGAGCGTCTGAACGCTCGGGTCAGTAAGCTGCTGACGGCGGCGGTGCAGGAGGTGCTGGAGGCCGTGAGGGAGACGGTGTCCGAGTACCAGGAGAAGACGGCTCGGACACAGCGGGAGAACGAGAGACTGAGGCGAAGGTTGCAGGAGCTCATGTCCAACAGACACTCTG gtGCGGAGGACGTAGCGAGACCGACCGACTCGGATTCGTTATCAAGCGGTGTCGCTCAGAAGGAAGATGAGCTCAAGCGGGAGACAGGGAGTGACCGAGACAGACTGAAACCCGGTCCTGCGGTTTCTCAGGTCGCGCATTCGTCCTCGTCCCAGCCTCGCTTTGAAGCCTCCGATCCAAAAGTCCCTTCGCTGTTCGGTGTCCGAGCCGAGGTTTCAGCGCCAGACTACGTTTCCTGTAACGCGCAGTCGCCTGAGCGAACGAACTGCGCCGCTACAGATTTCACCCCGAGTGTGATCAAAACCGAAACGGAAAACGAGGCGTATCCCAGTTACGCTTCGCAGACTTACGCTTACCGGACGGAGCACATGACTGCGCAGAGCACGCCGTCCCGCACCGCCGTCGTCCCGTTTGCGCAGTTCGACGGCTCTTTACAGAGACTCATGACCGAGGACATGGAGCAGATCGGCGCCGTATTAGACGGTGACCAACCGTTAAACGGTTTATCATACCGGAGGAGCGGGTGCAGCTTCCGGGTGCGGCTGGCGGAGAAGCGCTTCTGCTGCGCGCTCTGCGGCCGCACCTTTAGCCACGCCGGCGACTTTAAGAAGCACAAGCGCGTGCACACCGGCGAGAAGCCGTACCTGTGTACACTGTGCGGGAAACGCTTCAGCCAGTCGGGGTACCTGAAGATCCATCAGCGCTACCACACGGGAGAGAAACCGTACGCCTGCAGCACGTGCGGGAAACGTTTCAGCCACTCGAGCAATTACAAAAAACACCAACAGACTCACGTGGCTCAGAGTCTGGGCAGTAATTTAGTTTAA
- the pkmyt1 gene encoding membrane-associated tyrosine- and threonine-specific cdc2-inhibitory kinase, translating into MAVGEESETVGTPLPLPVHFSHAEQSFSLKKRHLLFSSSSRSSSSTSPSHLLPPRPPSKGCPPLSRVFPQRRSHWAPLSQALIENPPPLSIYDPSKLQSFFNQCFVNLGLVGHGSFGEVYKVRSVVDGREYAVKRSAQRFRSDAERACCVREALNHERLRPHPHVLGFYAAWEEAERLYIQTELCCTSLLLHAETQPATAGEQHAWDYLCDLLFALGHLHSQGFAHLDLKPANVFLTRSGRLKLGDFGLLLELERGTENERVAARGTKEKHDAQEGDPRYMAPELLRGDYGAAADIFSLGVSILELACSIEVPKGGEGWQQLRKGLLPSEFTNALSLELQHVIRLMLVPDPRDRATAEQLLSLPSVRKRGWRRRLRLHLRESWLCVLALGQSLFCALFGLLSTLNLPLISRHDPPAPHTPPREPWDVDGDLSALQRSSALSDSASDDPVFVPGPLVLEHSPSSFAHRLQARFSVGSTSTPAHTPSDTSHARSPRLSPIRSSSAKHSERSFEPKNLITLFDEASLESEP; encoded by the exons ATGGCTGTGGGTGAGGAAAGTGAAACCGTGGGCACCCCGCTCCCTCTTCCTGTCCACTTCTCCCACGCCGAGCAGTCTTTCTCCCTGAAGAAGCGTCATCTCCTGTTCTCCTCGTCCTCTCGCTCCTCATCGTCCACCTCCCCCTCTCACCTGCTCCCTCCTCGGCCTCCGTCCAAAGGCTGCCCCCCCCTGAGCCGGGTCTTCCCTCAGCGCCGGTCCCATTGGGCGCCTCTGTCTCAGGCTCTGATCGAAAACCCGCCACCGCTTTCCATCTACGACCCGTCCAAGCTGCAGTCCTTCTTCAACCAGTGCTTCGTCAACCTCGGCCTTGTCGGGCACGGTTCATTCGGAGAGGTTTACAAG GTGCGGAGTGTTGTGGACGGGCGCGAGTATGCAGTGAAGCGTTCGGCGCAGCGTTTCCGCAGCGACGCGGAGCGAGCGTGCTGCGTTCGCGAGGCTCTGAATCACGAGCGTCTCCGTCCTCATCCTCACGTGCTGGGCTTCTACGCCGCCTGGGAGGAGGCCGAGCGGCTCTACATCCAGACTGAGCTCTGCTGCACGAGTCTGCTGCTGCACGCCGAAACGCAGCCCGCGACCGCAG GTGAGCAGCATGCATGGGATTACCTGTGCGACCTGCTGTTCGCTCTGGGTCACCTACACTCGCAAGGGTTCGCCCATCTCGACCTCAAACCGGCCAACGTGTTCCTCACCCGCTCCGGCCGACTCAAACTAGGGGACTTCGGTCTGCTGCTGGAGCTGGAGCGAGGGACGGAAAACGAGCGAGTGGCGGCGCGAGGGACGAAGGAGAAACACGATGCACAGGAAGGAGATCCGCGCTACATGGCTCCTGAACTGCTCAGGGGAGACTACGGAGCTGCGGCAGACATCTTCAG CCTGGGCGTGTCCATCCTGGAGCTGGCGTGTAGTATAGAGGTTCCTAAAGGAGGCGAGGGGTGGCAGCAGCTCAGAAAGGGACTTTTACCGTCAGAATTCACTAACG cccTGTCCCTGGAGCTGCAGCATGTAATCAGGCTGATGTTAGTTCCAGATCCCAGAGACAGAGCGACAGCAGAGCAGCTCCTGTCTCTGCCTTCTGTCCGCAAACGGGGGTGGAGACGCCGACTACGCCTCCATCTCCGAGAGAGCTGGCTGTGTGTACTCGCCCTCGGCCAG TCCCTCTTCTGTGCACTCTTCGGCCTGCTCTCGACTCTAAATCTTCCCCTGATCTCTCGCCATGACCCCCCGGCACCCCATACACCTCCTCGGGAACCCTGGGACGTCGACGGCGACCTAAGCGCCCTGCAGCGCAGCAGCGCGCTCTCCGACTCGGCCAGCGACGACCCGGTGTTTGTACCAGGACCGCTGGTGTTAGAACACTCCCCTTCTTCATTCGCACACAG ACTCCAGGCCAGATTCTCAGTGGGAAGCACTTCGACGCCCGCACACACCCCCTCAGACACCTCACACGCGCGCTCGCCCCGTCTCAGTCCGATCCGCTCGAGTTCCGCAAAACACTCCGAGCGCAGCTTCGAGCCCAAAAACCTGATCACGCTCTTCGACGAAGCTTCTCTAGAGAGTGAGCCGTAA